One window from the genome of Echinicola vietnamensis DSM 17526 encodes:
- a CDS encoding sodium:solute symporter, whose translation MDASLHWIDYLLIVVSILGTIYMGIYFSKRQKSSEDYFAGGGGIPSWAIGMSIFATLISSVTFLAYPSAAYKSNWILLVQGLMVPIVLVCMIWVIVPLFRRVIGLSTYEYFEKRFGFFARLYSSLAFVLTHFSKMGTVLYLVSLALSSMMDVNIFMVIGVLTFVIIVLTLLGGIEAVIWMDVIQGFLLIGGGLFCLGLLLFVPEGGPERVMEEAISMKKIGFGPYDIDFTQLTFIVMVVNGIFYAIQKYGTDQTIVQRYLTARNDREAKKAAYMGVFLSVPVWALFMLIGSLLFVFYQISGSVLPEGTSVDAVFPYFIMTELPPGVTGLVLAALAAAAISSLDSDMNCLAAVGVEDYYKRFNPNCNTHQKLKVGRILVLISGLAAAGVAVLYVLWQGEGVLGAVFGLYAIFSAGIVGIFLLGLFSRRANKEGLYVGIVACILFTAYALLTSTPMSFGGGEKTLLLDLGKFNFNQHKYMLGVYSHLIVLIVGYIASLFFKRPPADENLTIYGYFKQKQKMERAKEVV comes from the coding sequence ATGGACGCATCATTACACTGGATAGATTATTTGCTGATCGTCGTCTCGATTTTAGGGACCATATATATGGGCATCTATTTTTCCAAGAGACAAAAGAGCAGTGAGGATTATTTTGCCGGAGGAGGAGGAATACCCTCATGGGCCATTGGGATGTCTATTTTTGCGACGCTCATCAGCAGCGTGACCTTTTTGGCCTATCCCAGTGCAGCATATAAGTCCAACTGGATCTTACTGGTGCAAGGGTTGATGGTGCCCATTGTTCTGGTGTGCATGATTTGGGTGATCGTGCCCCTTTTTAGGAGGGTGATTGGGTTGAGTACTTACGAATATTTCGAAAAGCGTTTTGGCTTCTTTGCCAGATTGTACAGTTCTTTGGCCTTTGTGCTGACCCATTTTTCCAAAATGGGAACGGTGCTTTACCTGGTGAGCTTGGCCTTGAGCAGCATGATGGACGTCAATATCTTTATGGTCATTGGGGTGCTGACCTTTGTCATCATCGTATTGACCTTGCTGGGGGGCATTGAAGCGGTGATCTGGATGGATGTGATCCAAGGGTTTTTGCTTATTGGCGGGGGCTTGTTCTGTTTGGGATTGCTGCTTTTTGTGCCCGAAGGAGGCCCCGAGCGGGTGATGGAAGAGGCCATTAGCATGAAGAAAATAGGTTTCGGTCCATATGACATTGATTTTACCCAACTCACTTTTATCGTCATGGTCGTGAATGGCATCTTTTACGCCATCCAGAAATACGGCACCGACCAAACGATCGTCCAGCGGTACCTGACGGCCAGAAACGACCGCGAGGCCAAAAAGGCAGCCTATATGGGCGTGTTCCTAAGTGTGCCAGTGTGGGCCCTGTTTATGCTGATCGGTTCCCTGCTGTTTGTGTTTTATCAGATCTCGGGTTCTGTACTGCCGGAGGGCACCAGTGTGGATGCGGTATTCCCGTATTTTATCATGACAGAGCTTCCTCCAGGAGTTACGGGCTTGGTATTGGCGGCCTTGGCGGCAGCGGCAATTTCCAGCTTGGATTCCGATATGAACTGCCTCGCAGCAGTGGGGGTGGAAGATTACTACAAGCGCTTTAATCCCAACTGTAATACCCACCAAAAACTAAAAGTAGGCCGTATCCTGGTGCTGATTTCCGGCTTGGCGGCCGCAGGGGTGGCCGTCTTATATGTGCTTTGGCAGGGAGAAGGGGTCTTGGGAGCGGTCTTTGGGCTGTACGCGATTTTCTCTGCCGGTATTGTGGGCATATTCTTACTCGGGCTTTTTAGCCGTAGGGCAAATAAGGAAGGGCTTTATGTCGGAATTGTGGCCTGTATCCTCTTTACCGCTTATGCCCTGTTGACCTCCACGCCGATGAGCTTTGGTGGCGGAGAGAAGACCTTGCTGCTGGACTTAGGCAAATTCAACTTCAACCAACACAAATACATGTTAGGGGTATACAGCCACTTGATCGTGCTTATTGTGGGCTATATAGCCAGTTTGTTCTTCAAACGCCCACCAGCCGATGAGAACCTGACCATTTACGGCTATTTCAAGCAAAAGCAGAAGATGGAAAGGGCGAAGGAAGTAGTCTGA
- a CDS encoding dihydrodipicolinate synthase family protein: MKKQYQGVVVPMVTPLTAKGAIDQEAVARIMAEFAQNDLSPLVLGTTGESASFSEQDSLEMIKATVAAKAANQQVYAGVVSNLVEEQYHRGSDYLAQGVDAIVATLPAYYVLSDDQMKRHFEGLADHLAGPLLMYNIKATTQMSIPLSVVEEMSHHPHIWGLKDSERDFSRMHAAIDQYRERPDFSFFCGWGAQSASSIRTGADGIVPSTGNIVPELYKALYTATQEGDEEKAVHYQELTDEVAKVYQGGRSLGASLAALKVLMHQKGWCQPFMKPPLTELDKSEVEKVLNEWQKVMEQVK, encoded by the coding sequence ATGAAAAAGCAATATCAAGGTGTGGTGGTGCCGATGGTGACGCCGCTCACCGCAAAAGGTGCCATCGACCAAGAGGCAGTGGCCAGGATCATGGCCGAGTTTGCCCAAAATGATCTTTCCCCGCTAGTGCTGGGCACCACGGGAGAATCCGCCTCCTTTTCTGAGCAAGACAGCTTGGAAATGATCAAAGCCACGGTGGCCGCCAAGGCTGCCAACCAACAGGTTTATGCGGGCGTGGTAAGCAATTTGGTGGAGGAGCAATATCACCGTGGCAGCGACTATTTGGCACAGGGTGTGGATGCGATCGTGGCCACATTGCCTGCCTATTATGTCCTTTCTGATGATCAAATGAAACGTCATTTTGAAGGGCTTGCCGATCATCTTGCCGGGCCGCTGCTGATGTACAATATCAAGGCCACGACCCAAATGTCCATCCCCCTTTCGGTGGTGGAAGAGATGAGCCACCATCCACATATTTGGGGGCTGAAGGACTCCGAGCGGGATTTCTCCAGGATGCATGCGGCGATTGACCAGTATCGGGAAAGGCCTGATTTTTCCTTTTTCTGCGGCTGGGGAGCCCAATCGGCCAGCAGTATCAGGACAGGGGCAGATGGTATTGTGCCGAGTACGGGTAATATTGTCCCTGAGCTTTACAAAGCGTTGTATACGGCTACGCAGGAAGGCGATGAAGAAAAGGCCGTGCATTATCAGGAATTGACCGATGAAGTGGCCAAGGTATACCAAGGAGGAAGAAGCCTTGGTGCTTCCCTAGCAGCCTTGAAGGTACTGATGCATCAAAAAGGATGGTGTCAGCCTTTTATGAAGCCGCCTTTGACCGAATTGGACAAAAGCGAAGTGGAAAAGGTGCTAAACGAATGGCAGAAGGTGATGGAGCAGGTGAAGTGA
- a CDS encoding glycoside hydrolase family 95 protein — MRWTKLLLLVFFVNIMTLQAQETAWKLWYDQPASNWNEALPLGNGRLGAMVFGVPAMERLQLNEETIWAGSPNSNAHTSAKEAIPYVRRLIFDGDYQAAQELANEKIMSQTNDGMPYETFGNVYISFPGHQDYQDYYRDLNLEDATSTVRYSVDGVQYTREVLSAFEDDVIMVKLTADRPGSITCNVHMTSPHDNAEARVRGDQLTLSGVSQTHDHQRGGVKFQGRIKATNKGGQLAVKDGLISVDGADEVTLYISIATNFKNYNDLSVEYERKAEALLDAALQKDFAAIKREHIEHYQQFYDRVAIDLGSTEAAEKPTDQRIQQFSEVHDPQLAALYFQFARYLLISCSQPGGQPANLQGIWNDMLFPPWESKYTVNINAEMNYWPAELTNLSEMHEPFLQMVREVSETGQQTAKMMYGARGWVLHHNTDIWRITGPIDYAASGMWPSGGAWLSQHLWERYLYSGDEDFLKEAYPIMKGAAQFFLDVLIEEPVNGWLVVSPSSSPENSHVHGATIAAGVTMDNQLLFDLFSNLIRSSEILGEDQAFADTLKATRSKLAPMQVGQYGQLQEWMHDWDDPADKHRHVSHLYGVFPSNQISPFRTPELFDAARTSLMFRGDPSTGWSMGWKVNLWARFLDGDHAYKLLQNQLSLVTPSTRGGGTYANMFDAHPPFQIDGNFGCAAGIAEMLMQSQEGAIHLLPALPSVWGKGSIEGLRARGGFEIVELTWKDNKVDKLVIKSTLGGNLRLRAANKLKAKGLTAASGENPNYFFDLPEVQQPLISEKATLNPVELPEYYEYDLATAPGEVYEISGR, encoded by the coding sequence ATGCGTTGGACCAAACTATTACTACTCGTTTTTTTTGTAAATATAATGACCCTTCAGGCGCAAGAGACCGCTTGGAAGCTTTGGTATGACCAACCAGCATCCAATTGGAATGAAGCCCTGCCCCTTGGCAATGGCCGTTTGGGAGCGATGGTTTTTGGGGTGCCGGCCATGGAGCGCTTGCAGCTGAATGAAGAGACGATCTGGGCAGGTTCGCCCAACAGTAACGCTCACACGAGTGCCAAGGAGGCCATTCCATATGTTCGACGGCTGATTTTTGATGGTGATTATCAAGCGGCCCAAGAGCTGGCCAATGAAAAAATCATGTCCCAGACCAATGATGGGATGCCGTATGAGACCTTTGGCAATGTTTATATTTCTTTTCCGGGCCATCAGGATTACCAGGATTATTACCGAGACTTAAACCTAGAAGACGCCACCAGCACGGTACGCTATTCGGTGGACGGTGTGCAGTATACCCGTGAGGTGCTCAGTGCCTTTGAAGATGACGTCATCATGGTGAAGCTGACGGCGGATCGTCCCGGCAGCATTACCTGTAATGTTCACATGACCAGCCCTCATGACAATGCCGAAGCACGGGTGAGAGGCGATCAGCTGACCCTGTCCGGCGTTTCCCAAACCCATGATCATCAACGCGGAGGAGTTAAATTCCAGGGAAGGATAAAGGCGACCAACAAAGGTGGTCAGTTGGCGGTCAAAGATGGCCTGATCAGTGTTGATGGAGCCGATGAAGTCACCTTGTACATTTCCATTGCGACGAATTTTAAGAACTATAATGACCTTTCGGTCGAATATGAACGGAAGGCTGAAGCTCTTTTGGATGCCGCATTGCAAAAGGACTTTGCGGCGATCAAAAGGGAGCATATCGAGCATTATCAGCAATTTTATGATCGCGTGGCCATTGACCTTGGCAGCACCGAGGCGGCAGAAAAGCCAACCGACCAGCGGATACAGCAGTTTTCGGAAGTCCATGACCCGCAGCTGGCAGCCCTATATTTTCAGTTTGCTCGGTACCTGTTGATTTCCTGTTCCCAACCGGGCGGCCAGCCGGCCAACCTACAGGGCATTTGGAACGATATGCTTTTCCCACCGTGGGAAAGTAAATATACCGTCAATATCAATGCTGAAATGAACTATTGGCCAGCAGAGCTCACCAATCTCAGCGAGATGCACGAGCCCTTTCTGCAAATGGTGCGAGAGGTCAGCGAAACCGGCCAACAAACTGCTAAAATGATGTACGGTGCCCGAGGCTGGGTACTCCATCACAATACTGACATTTGGCGTATCACCGGGCCGATCGATTATGCGGCATCAGGCATGTGGCCAAGTGGCGGAGCATGGCTGAGCCAGCACCTTTGGGAGCGGTACCTGTACAGTGGTGACGAAGATTTTCTGAAGGAGGCTTATCCGATCATGAAGGGAGCCGCACAGTTTTTTCTGGATGTGTTGATCGAGGAGCCGGTAAATGGCTGGCTGGTCGTGTCCCCGTCCAGTTCACCTGAAAACAGCCATGTGCATGGCGCCACCATTGCCGCAGGGGTGACGATGGATAACCAGCTCCTATTCGACCTGTTTTCTAACCTGATTCGTTCCAGTGAGATTTTAGGAGAAGACCAGGCGTTTGCGGATACGCTAAAAGCCACCCGCTCCAAGTTGGCCCCTATGCAGGTGGGGCAATATGGACAACTTCAAGAGTGGATGCACGATTGGGACGATCCAGCTGACAAGCACCGTCATGTGTCTCATCTTTATGGCGTGTTTCCGAGTAACCAAATTTCACCATTCCGGACCCCGGAACTGTTTGATGCGGCCAGAACTTCCCTGATGTTTAGGGGGGATCCATCTACTGGATGGTCCATGGGCTGGAAGGTAAACCTTTGGGCAAGGTTTCTGGACGGTGACCATGCATATAAACTACTGCAAAATCAGTTGAGCCTCGTCACGCCATCTACCCGTGGTGGTGGGACGTATGCCAATATGTTTGATGCCCATCCTCCTTTTCAGATTGACGGGAATTTTGGCTGTGCAGCAGGAATCGCCGAGATGCTGATGCAAAGCCAAGAAGGTGCCATCCACCTGTTGCCGGCACTGCCAAGTGTTTGGGGTAAAGGAAGTATTGAAGGGCTGCGGGCAAGAGGCGGATTTGAGATCGTGGAACTGACCTGGAAAGACAATAAGGTGGATAAACTGGTGATCAAGTCTACCTTGGGAGGAAACTTAAGGCTGCGCGCTGCCAATAAGCTCAAAGCAAAAGGGTTGACGGCAGCATCAGGAGAAAATCCTAACTATTTCTTCGATCTACCCGAAGTGCAGCAACCCTTGATCTCCGAGAAAGCTACCTTGAATCCAGTGGAATTGCCGGAATACTATGAATATGACTTGGCAACAGCGCCTGGCGAAGTATACGAAATTTCGGGGAGGTAG
- the pdxA gene encoding 4-hydroxythreonine-4-phosphate dehydrogenase PdxA, with protein MERPIIAITMGDPAGIGPEIIVKSFRDGGLHAKCKPLVVGDATTIAHMAEQLQAPLTVKPIETVQAANFDPQVIEVLDLKNVDHDLLEMGKVSAMAGAAAFQSVKRTIELALAEEVDATVTSPINKESINLAGHHYAGHTEIYAEFTGTEKFAMLLVEQNLRVIHVTTHVPLRQACDLVKKDRVLDVVRLLHHACVQFGIESPRIGVAGLNPHAGDGGLFGTEDDEEILPAVQAAKAEGFEVEGPVPPDTLFAKAVQGYYDGCVAMYHDQGHIPFKMVGFKWNNESKTMESVKGVNITLGLPIIRTSVDHGTAFEIAGQGIASEDALNLAIDYAIPMAKNRKKHDSSYSR; from the coding sequence ATGGAAAGACCAATTATAGCCATCACCATGGGCGATCCAGCAGGAATCGGGCCGGAGATTATCGTGAAGAGCTTCCGGGATGGTGGATTGCATGCCAAATGCAAACCTTTGGTAGTGGGTGATGCCACGACCATAGCACACATGGCCGAGCAGCTGCAGGCGCCCTTGACCGTAAAGCCGATAGAAACGGTGCAAGCGGCCAATTTTGACCCGCAAGTGATAGAGGTATTGGACTTGAAAAATGTAGATCACGATCTGCTGGAGATGGGGAAAGTCAGTGCAATGGCAGGTGCTGCGGCTTTTCAGTCCGTGAAAAGGACTATTGAGCTGGCTTTGGCGGAAGAGGTAGATGCCACCGTGACCAGTCCGATCAACAAAGAATCGATTAACTTGGCCGGCCACCATTATGCTGGCCATACCGAAATATATGCAGAGTTTACCGGTACGGAGAAATTTGCCATGCTGCTGGTAGAGCAAAACCTTCGGGTGATCCACGTCACCACCCATGTGCCGCTGCGCCAAGCCTGTGATTTGGTGAAGAAAGACCGTGTGCTGGATGTGGTGCGATTGCTGCACCACGCCTGTGTGCAGTTTGGGATTGAATCGCCCCGCATTGGGGTGGCGGGGCTTAATCCCCATGCGGGAGATGGCGGACTCTTTGGGACGGAAGATGATGAGGAGATTTTACCAGCTGTACAGGCTGCCAAGGCTGAAGGATTCGAAGTGGAGGGCCCTGTACCTCCAGACACGCTTTTTGCCAAAGCCGTACAAGGATATTACGATGGCTGTGTGGCCATGTATCATGACCAAGGGCATATTCCTTTTAAGATGGTGGGGTTCAAGTGGAATAATGAATCCAAAACCATGGAAAGTGTAAAAGGGGTAAACATTACACTTGGTTTACCGATCATTCGTACTTCTGTGGACCATGGCACGGCATTCGAAATTGCCGGGCAGGGAATCGCCTCAGAGGATGCGTTGAACTTAGCGATTGACTATGCCATTCCGATGGCTAAAAACAGAAAGAAACATGATAGCAGTTATAGCCGATGA
- a CDS encoding four-carbon acid sugar kinase family protein translates to MIAVIADDITGAAEIAGVCLRWGIPVSFSLDASPASGADVMVIATDTRSMTEADALKETDRIASALMDMGVTWIFKKSDSVMRGHVAKELKVLANILHKEKMLLVPANPYTGRSIVDGVYYVKGKPLNETSFKDDPTFPAFSANVKDLLREKELSVAYGKFSEEEDLQAGFNIPDSQTMQDLYTWASLMDDTVLPAGSAAFFEMCLKRNFPEWMLGQEPDPLSFVGNSLMIAGSSHQNSKDFVEKAVEKGVHLSEMPELLMEEKYNPAGTEQWVHDVSRGLKDGDRVIMAYGKKKVRFENYPAILKKRTAQAVSRVIEEVPVRELLLEGGATTCAVIEELSLGALIPMQELSPGVVRLKAVDLDMVLTIKPGSYAWPEAVYNYFELEKPMV, encoded by the coding sequence ATGATAGCAGTTATAGCCGATGATATTACCGGGGCAGCCGAGATAGCAGGAGTATGCCTGAGATGGGGAATCCCTGTATCGTTTTCGCTGGATGCCAGTCCAGCAAGCGGTGCCGATGTGATGGTGATCGCAACCGACACCCGCTCCATGACCGAGGCCGATGCCCTGAAAGAAACCGATCGGATCGCCTCTGCCCTGATGGACATGGGGGTGACCTGGATTTTTAAGAAATCTGACTCCGTCATGCGGGGACATGTGGCCAAAGAACTAAAAGTCTTGGCCAACATCCTGCATAAGGAGAAAATGCTGCTGGTTCCGGCCAACCCGTATACCGGCAGAAGTATCGTGGATGGGGTTTATTATGTCAAGGGAAAACCGCTGAACGAAACAAGCTTTAAAGATGACCCTACCTTTCCGGCCTTTTCGGCCAATGTAAAAGACCTGTTGCGAGAAAAGGAGCTATCGGTGGCTTATGGCAAGTTTTCGGAAGAAGAAGACCTTCAGGCAGGGTTTAACATTCCCGATTCCCAGACCATGCAAGACCTGTACACTTGGGCCAGCTTGATGGACGATACGGTATTGCCAGCAGGGAGTGCGGCCTTTTTTGAAATGTGCCTCAAGCGCAATTTCCCGGAATGGATGCTTGGCCAAGAGCCCGATCCGCTTTCCTTTGTGGGCAATAGCCTGATGATCGCTGGAAGTAGCCACCAAAACAGTAAGGACTTTGTAGAGAAAGCGGTGGAAAAAGGCGTGCACCTTAGCGAAATGCCCGAGCTGCTGATGGAAGAAAAATATAATCCTGCTGGTACCGAACAATGGGTGCATGATGTCAGCAGGGGACTGAAAGATGGGGATAGGGTGATCATGGCTTATGGAAAGAAAAAAGTACGCTTTGAGAATTATCCGGCCATTTTAAAGAAACGCACGGCCCAGGCGGTATCCAGGGTCATCGAAGAGGTGCCGGTGCGCGAGCTGCTGCTGGAAGGTGGCGCCACCACTTGTGCGGTGATCGAGGAGCTTTCTCTCGGAGCATTGATTCCCATGCAGGAATTGAGTCCAGGGGTAGTACGCCTCAAAGCCGTTGACCTTGACATGGTATTGACCATCAAACCGGGCAGTTATGCTTGGCCGGAGGCCGTTTACAACTATTTTGAGCTGGAAAAGCCAATGGTGTGA
- a CDS encoding alpha/beta hydrolase, with product MAVARCFPFDLAKKSSPRLTIHRQLWTSVLASPLRFQGVWEGKHRFVGMAILVGIFLLLGTTRSLYAQDSDHGYQETLKETLDRIETSFQVTLQYDPKLVADKKLDYAFWRIRPGNLELSLTAVLAPFDLTYYQEGASTYSIKPFQYHKKSISAAKEELEYFERLYHDRVSWEDRKSQLRQCMLEALGLLALPEKPASEPIISNKRKYKGYSAENVALEVLPGIFTTGTVYRPRPLKKEYPIIIMPNGHFGQGRYRESEQIRAAILARMGAVVVTYDLFAWGESQLQFASEDHRLSAAHTLQTWNGLQWIDYLSSLPETDAARVGVTGGSGGGSQTMLLTAIDERITVAVPTVMVSSHFSGGCPCESGKPIHLCGGGTNNAEIAAMAAPRPMLIISDGGDWTHTVPQLEFPFIQRTYGFYGAQDKFANAHFPAEGHDYKYSKRQAMYPFMAEYLGLEIDKYRNEEGKVDETNITIEIENDLKVFGENGERLPENAIEGRKALFNLLE from the coding sequence ATGGCGGTAGCAAGATGTTTTCCTTTTGACTTAGCCAAAAAGAGCAGCCCACGGCTAACGATCCATCGTCAGTTATGGACCAGTGTGCTGGCTTCTCCTTTAAGGTTTCAAGGTGTTTGGGAGGGAAAACATCGTTTTGTTGGCATGGCGATTTTAGTGGGAATCTTTTTGCTATTGGGCACCACCCGCAGCCTTTATGCCCAAGATTCCGATCACGGCTACCAAGAGACCTTGAAGGAAACCTTGGACCGGATAGAAACCAGTTTTCAGGTTACCCTGCAATATGACCCAAAGCTGGTGGCTGATAAAAAACTGGATTATGCCTTTTGGCGCATTCGGCCAGGGAATTTGGAACTTTCCTTGACAGCCGTATTGGCTCCCTTTGACCTTACCTATTACCAAGAGGGCGCATCAACTTATTCCATCAAACCTTTTCAGTATCACAAGAAGTCCATTTCTGCGGCTAAAGAAGAGCTGGAGTATTTCGAGCGTCTTTATCATGACCGGGTCAGCTGGGAGGACAGAAAGTCCCAATTGCGCCAGTGCATGCTAGAGGCTTTGGGGTTATTAGCGCTCCCAGAGAAACCTGCTTCGGAGCCCATTATTTCCAATAAGCGGAAATACAAGGGCTATTCCGCGGAGAATGTGGCCTTGGAAGTTTTGCCGGGTATTTTTACCACCGGGACAGTTTACCGACCGCGGCCGCTGAAAAAGGAATATCCTATCATCATCATGCCCAACGGCCACTTTGGGCAAGGCCGGTATCGGGAAAGCGAACAAATCCGAGCAGCCATTTTGGCGAGGATGGGTGCGGTGGTCGTCACGTATGATTTGTTTGCCTGGGGAGAATCCCAGTTGCAGTTTGCTTCCGAAGACCATCGGCTAAGTGCTGCCCATACCCTCCAGACATGGAATGGCCTCCAGTGGATCGATTACCTTTCTTCGCTTCCAGAAACCGACGCAGCTCGCGTGGGGGTTACGGGCGGATCCGGAGGAGGCTCCCAGACGATGCTGCTCACCGCCATTGACGAGCGTATCACGGTAGCCGTACCAACGGTGATGGTCTCTTCCCACTTTTCGGGTGGATGTCCATGTGAAAGCGGTAAGCCCATCCATCTTTGCGGTGGAGGCACCAATAATGCCGAGATTGCAGCCATGGCTGCTCCTAGGCCCATGCTGATCATCTCGGATGGTGGCGATTGGACCCATACGGTGCCCCAACTGGAATTTCCCTTTATTCAGCGGACTTACGGGTTTTATGGTGCACAGGACAAGTTTGCCAATGCCCATTTCCCAGCCGAAGGACATGACTATAAATACTCAAAACGCCAGGCCATGTATCCTTTTATGGCGGAATATTTGGGATTGGAGATCGATAAGTACAGGAATGAAGAAGGAAAAGTGGATGAAACCAATATCACCATAGAGATAGAAAATGACCTGAAAGTCTTTGGTGAAAACGGAGAGCGCTTGCCGGAGAATGCGATTGAGGGGAGGAAAGCGCTGTTTAATTTATTAGAATAA
- a CDS encoding iron-containing alcohol dehydrogenase, whose amino-acid sequence MRAITLLQPQKLVFGVGGFSRFVEDTVAASHKRIWILVAQPLLDTLDGGLQEMKSAGLEVEVAVYDAGEPTFSHYEDFLKQVKDFGADTIVGIGGGSVLDLAKLLAAMQDSTGQLSDFVGINLLESRNTHMVCIPTTAGTGSEVSPNAILLDEATLEKKGIISPFLVPDATYIDPALTVGLPPKITAETGIDALSHCIEAYTNKFSHPLVDDYALRGIALIGQNLHRAFEVPEDMDARTAVALGSMYGGLCLGPVNTAAVHALSYPLGGKYHVPHGLANAVLLPEVMAYNLSSNIQKHEQIALAMGAEQGNSPEETASNGVQKVKELVKRCDIPQDLTTLGVQQEDVPELTALAMKVTRLLKNNPREVTFADAEEIYGRLF is encoded by the coding sequence ATGAGGGCGATAACATTATTACAACCCCAAAAACTGGTATTTGGCGTGGGCGGCTTTTCCCGATTTGTGGAGGATACCGTAGCTGCGAGCCACAAGCGAATTTGGATCTTGGTGGCCCAGCCGCTGCTGGATACCTTGGATGGTGGGTTGCAGGAGATGAAAAGTGCCGGTTTGGAAGTAGAAGTAGCGGTCTATGATGCCGGAGAGCCCACTTTTAGTCATTATGAGGACTTTTTAAAGCAAGTGAAGGATTTTGGAGCCGATACGATCGTGGGCATCGGCGGGGGCAGTGTGTTGGACTTGGCCAAACTTTTAGCGGCCATGCAGGACAGTACTGGGCAGTTATCTGATTTTGTAGGTATAAATTTGTTAGAAAGCAGAAACACACATATGGTGTGTATACCGACGACAGCAGGAACCGGCAGTGAGGTTTCGCCCAATGCCATCTTGCTGGATGAGGCGACCTTGGAGAAGAAGGGCATCATCAGTCCGTTTTTGGTGCCGGATGCGACCTATATCGATCCAGCATTGACGGTGGGCTTACCGCCAAAGATCACGGCAGAAACGGGGATAGATGCATTGTCACATTGCATAGAGGCTTACACGAATAAGTTTAGCCATCCGCTGGTGGATGATTATGCATTGCGGGGAATAGCCCTCATCGGGCAAAACCTACACCGGGCATTTGAAGTGCCAGAGGACATGGATGCCCGGACAGCTGTGGCCCTTGGTAGCATGTACGGAGGATTGTGTTTGGGGCCTGTAAACACGGCCGCAGTACACGCCCTCTCCTATCCGCTCGGGGGAAAGTACCATGTGCCCCATGGCCTTGCCAATGCAGTGTTGCTTCCGGAGGTCATGGCCTATAACCTGTCTTCCAATATCCAAAAGCACGAGCAGATTGCCTTGGCAATGGGAGCGGAACAGGGAAATTCGCCTGAGGAAACGGCCAGCAATGGCGTCCAAAAGGTGAAGGAGCTGGTGAAGCGCTGTGACATTCCGCAGGACCTTACCACGCTGGGCGTTCAGCAGGAGGATGTGCCGGAATTGACGGCTTTGGCCATGAAGGTGACCCGCCTGCTCAAGAACAACCCTCGGGAAGTAACCTTTGCCGATGCGGAAGAGATTTATGGCCGCTTGTTTTGA